In the genome of Roseovarius sp. Pro17, the window GCCTGCGACGTAGCCGTCCAATAAGGAGGCGTCGCCTATGCTCACCAACTCCAGCAGTTGCCTCCGGAAAATCACCAGCGCGGTCGAGGTGCCCCACGGGTGCATCCCCGGCGGTTTCATCGCGAAGCCAAGCGATTGGTAGGTGGCGCGTGCCGCCTCTAGGTCATGCACGCAGATCAGCGGATGATCCAATGTCAGGGTCATTCCCGCTCCTCCAGCGCCGCCAGTGTGGGAAACCCGGCGAACATGCCGGGCCGACGGATTCGTTCTTCGGCGCGGGGGCCGGTGACCAGCGCGCCGGGCGGCACTTGGCGGGTGACGACAGCGCCCGCCCCAATGACGGCGCCTGCGCCGATCTCAATCCCGCCTAGGATGATGGCACCCGCGCCAATGGTCGCGCCGCGCCGAATGATTGGATGGCGGCTGTCACTCAGATCCGCAAGCGTGGAGCCCAGCGTGACCCCATGCCAAAGGCTCACGTCATCCTCGATCACGGCGGTCTGCCCGATCACGACGCCGATGCCATGATCAATCCAGATCCCACGCCCGATCTGCGCCTGTGGCCAGATCTCGGCCCCCAACGCGCGGGTGAATTGACCCTTAAGCGCCAGCGCCAGCGGGCGGCGCCCCGCGTGCCACAGCGTATGGGTCAGCCGGTAGGATAGCAGCAGGTGATAGCCACCCGCGAAATGCAACGTCGCGGCGCGCCCGCCCGGATCGGCGTCGCGTCCTGCGGTCGCGGTTAGATCATCCAGCGCGGCGGTGCGCGCATCTGGATGGTCGCCGAAAATTTGTGCCGCGATCGCCCGTAGCCTACGGCGCGCCGGACCCTCCGGTATGCAGGCGGCCAGCACGCCCGCCAACAGATCGGCGTCGGTCTCGATACCCTCGGGATCGTAGCCGAAGAACATGACCAGATCCGGCTCTTCGATGAACAGCGCACGTGCCTGTCTCAAAAGGGGCGAAGCGGCCATGGCAATATCCTCTTCACGGGGCGCGGGCCTGCATGGTCGGCCAATCGGGTGCTGCGGGCAAGGCATGAATTTTACCTGCCAGCGTTGCCACTGGGCGAACGCTTAGCCTCGGCCTTGCTCGCGCCCGGAAAAGGTCATTGTGCGGGACGTTTTTGACGATCCTGTCGTCCCCTTGTGGATCAGATACCTGCTGAGCGTTTGCTATCAGTTCTGGCACAAGGCACGACTGACGTGAGAGGCCGTAGGCAGAAAATGGTCGATGCCGATGAGGTGGAGAAGCCTATCGCGCGAGTAAATGCGACGGCTGCTCCGGTTTCTGATGCCCCTGAGGGAATGATGACGATTTGGAAAACTGCGAAAAAAAGCGTCGTGCCCTGCGATCGAAATCCTGCGTCCTCTCTCTCTCCGAGAGTTCATCGCCGCCTTCGTCGGGCACTACAACCATCAGCGATACCGCGAGAGCCTGAACAACGTGACACCCACAGACATTCGCACAGGTCGCGGCCACACAATCCTACTGGAACGAGAACAGGCGAAGAGGCGGGCCATGAAACAAAGGCGCTTGCAGTGCGCAAAATCCGCTGCTCAACTGAAATCAGATGAGCGATGACTCTCCAAAGTCAAACCCTATCTGTCTCAACCTATTCGATGGCGGACACAGTAATCGACAATGGGATCGCCCCCAGAACGACGCTGTCCTGCGCCATGAAATAACGGATTTCATAGTCGCCGGCAGCCTCGGGTAAGGGGACCGTCACTGGATTGCCGCTGCTGGTATAGGTATAGGTTTGATAG includes:
- a CDS encoding serine acetyltransferase, whose product is MAASPLLRQARALFIEEPDLVMFFGYDPEGIETDADLLAGVLAACIPEGPARRRLRAIAAQIFGDHPDARTAALDDLTATAGRDADPGGRAATLHFAGGYHLLLSYRLTHTLWHAGRRPLALALKGQFTRALGAEIWPQAQIGRGIWIDHGIGVVIGQTAVIEDDVSLWHGVTLGSTLADLSDSRHPIIRRGATIGAGAIILGGIEIGAGAVIGAGAVVTRQVPPGALVTGPRAEERIRRPGMFAGFPTLAALEERE